A section of the Leptotrichia buccalis C-1013-b genome encodes:
- a CDS encoding metal ABC transporter permease, with translation MDFSIEIQLIAIMVASACSILGTFLVLKSMAMVSDAITHTILLGIVVAFFAVHDLNSPLLIVGAGIVGVLTVYLVELLNSTRLVKEDSAIGVVFPLLFSIAVILISKYAGNVHLDVDSVLLGELAFAPFNRVQIFGFSVAKGLVTTFVIFLINLSFVVIFFKELKISVFDKALAITLGMKPVLIHYMLMSLVSMTAVSSFEAVGSILVVAFMIGPPITAYLLTDKLKVMIGLSLVLGAVASIIGFHFARFFDISIAGSIAVAIGVIFLLTLIFSPKKGLIFTINRKRTQKMTFSVRILLIHLSNHVNTKQEKDECGIDTIDNHLRWNKGFLNKVIEKAKKEKYIYVDSTVYKLSEKGEKYLQLNNK, from the coding sequence ATGGATTTTTCAATTGAAATACAGTTAATTGCAATAATGGTGGCAAGTGCCTGCTCAATTTTGGGAACATTTCTGGTTTTAAAAAGTATGGCGATGGTTTCAGATGCGATTACGCATACTATCTTACTTGGAATTGTAGTTGCATTTTTTGCAGTTCATGATTTGAATTCTCCTTTGTTAATAGTAGGTGCAGGAATAGTTGGAGTTTTAACAGTTTACCTTGTGGAACTTCTTAATTCGACAAGGCTTGTTAAGGAAGATTCTGCAATTGGAGTGGTTTTCCCGTTGCTATTCAGTATTGCCGTAATTTTGATTTCAAAATATGCTGGAAATGTACATTTGGACGTTGATTCGGTATTATTGGGAGAACTGGCATTCGCACCATTTAATCGGGTACAGATATTTGGTTTTAGTGTTGCAAAAGGGCTAGTTACAACTTTTGTAATATTTTTAATAAACTTATCTTTTGTCGTTATTTTTTTCAAGGAATTAAAAATATCAGTATTTGATAAGGCTCTTGCAATAACACTTGGAATGAAGCCAGTATTAATTCACTATATGCTAATGTCGCTTGTGTCAATGACAGCAGTATCCTCATTTGAGGCAGTAGGTTCAATACTGGTGGTTGCATTTATGATTGGGCCTCCAATTACAGCGTATTTATTAACAGATAAGCTAAAAGTAATGATAGGATTAAGTCTCGTTTTGGGAGCTGTGGCAAGTATCATTGGATTTCATTTTGCAAGATTTTTTGACATTTCAATTGCAGGAAGTATCGCAGTTGCAATCGGAGTAATTTTCCTTTTAACACTAATTTTTTCTCCCAAAAAAGGACTTATTTTTACAATAAATCGAAAAAGAACTCAAAAAATGACTTTTTCTGTCAGAATTTTGCTAATCCATTTATCAAACCATGTAAATACTAAGCAGGAAAAAGATGAATGTGGAATTGACACTATTGATAATCATTTACGTTGGAATAAAGGATTTTTAAATAAAGTTATTGAAAAAGCTAAAAAGGAAAAATATATTTATGTGGATAGCACGGTTTATAAACTTTCTGAAAAAGGAGAAAAATATTTACAGCTAAACAATAAATAA
- a CDS encoding metal ABC transporter permease, with product MNILNLLITDHTFRTVALGCLLLGMVSGILGCFAVLRKQSLLGDAVSHASLPGVCLAFLFTNVKNTEILLLGALITGIVCIGLIQLIQNYTKIKFDSALALILSVFFGLGLVLLSYLNKLPGANKSGLNKFIFGQASTFIKRDVNIIFITGIILLIIIILFWKEFKIVSFDSDFAKTLGFPSKKIEILISILIVTTVIIGIQAAGVILISAMLISPAVAARQWTDKLSIMVILAAFFGGISGLLGTLISISESNLPTGPVIVIIISIIVIISILFSNKRGIVFKIIRNQKRKKEFREKLENKKAGLNNFKINNLERGK from the coding sequence ATGAATATATTAAATCTTCTTATAACAGATCATACATTCAGAACAGTTGCACTTGGTTGTCTATTGCTTGGAATGGTTTCAGGAATACTTGGCTGTTTTGCAGTTTTAAGAAAGCAAAGTTTATTGGGAGATGCCGTTTCTCATGCTTCACTTCCTGGAGTTTGCTTAGCTTTTTTATTTACAAATGTAAAAAATACAGAAATTTTACTGCTAGGTGCTTTAATAACAGGAATTGTATGTATTGGTTTAATTCAATTAATTCAAAATTATACAAAAATAAAATTTGATAGTGCTTTAGCATTGATTTTATCGGTATTTTTTGGGTTAGGATTAGTTTTACTTTCTTATTTGAATAAATTGCCAGGTGCAAATAAATCGGGATTAAATAAATTTATTTTTGGGCAAGCATCGACATTTATTAAAAGAGATGTAAATATTATCTTCATTACAGGGATTATTCTTTTAATTATAATTATTCTTTTCTGGAAGGAATTTAAAATTGTTTCGTTTGACTCTGATTTTGCCAAAACATTGGGATTTCCAAGTAAAAAAATTGAAATATTGATTTCCATATTGATTGTAACTACTGTAATAATCGGTATTCAGGCGGCAGGAGTAATTTTAATAAGTGCGATGCTTATTTCTCCAGCAGTTGCTGCACGGCAATGGACAGACAAACTTTCAATCATGGTAATTTTGGCAGCATTTTTTGGAGGAATATCAGGTTTGCTTGGAACTTTGATTAGTATAAGTGAAAGTAATTTGCCTACCGGGCCTGTTATCGTTATAATTATAAGCATAATCGTAATTATTAGTATTCTTTTTTCAAATAAAAGAGGGATTGTATTTAAAATTATAAGAAATCAGAAAAGAAAAAAAGAATTTAGAGAAAAACTTGAAAATAAAAAAGCTGGATTAAATAATTTTAAAATAAATAATTTGGAAAGGGGGAAATAA
- a CDS encoding metal ABC transporter ATP-binding protein: MNQNVSDDIIIRVEDLTIAYEDKPVLWDVELDIKKGILMAIVGPNGAGKSTLIKAMLDLLKPVTGEVKFYDEKYSKVRDKIAYVPQRGSVDWDFPTTVFDVVEMGRYGKVGWLKKVRKIDKEKTKEAIHKVEMDEFSDRQISQLSGGQQQRVFLARALVQDAEIYFMDEPFQGVDSKTEKSIVNILKKLRDEKKTVIAVHHDLQTVKDYFDYVTFINVSVIASGPVEEIFTPENIEKTYKSKKATQNNGNLSEIEKER, from the coding sequence ATGAATCAAAATGTTTCTGATGATATTATTATAAGAGTTGAAGATTTGACGATAGCTTATGAGGATAAACCTGTTTTATGGGATGTTGAGCTTGATATTAAAAAAGGGATTCTTATGGCTATAGTAGGCCCGAATGGGGCTGGAAAATCTACTTTAATTAAAGCAATGCTTGATTTGCTAAAGCCTGTTACTGGAGAAGTAAAATTTTATGATGAAAAATATAGCAAAGTGCGGGATAAGATAGCTTATGTACCACAAAGAGGAAGTGTTGACTGGGATTTTCCCACTACTGTATTTGATGTTGTGGAAATGGGGCGTTATGGAAAAGTCGGGTGGTTAAAGAAAGTTAGAAAAATTGATAAGGAAAAGACGAAAGAAGCAATTCATAAGGTGGAAATGGATGAGTTTTCAGACAGACAGATAAGCCAGCTGTCAGGGGGACAACAGCAAAGGGTGTTTTTGGCACGGGCATTAGTGCAGGATGCTGAAATATATTTTATGGACGAGCCGTTTCAAGGTGTCGACAGTAAAACGGAAAAATCTATTGTAAATATTTTAAAAAAATTGCGAGATGAGAAAAAAACTGTAATTGCTGTTCATCATGATTTGCAGACGGTAAAGGATTATTTTGATTATGTGACATTTATAAATGTGTCTGTTATAGCTTCTGGACCTGTGGAAGAAATTTTTACTCCTGAAAATATTGAAAAAACATATAAGAGTAAAAAAGCAACTCAAAATAATGGAAATCTGTCTGAAATTGAAAAGGAGCGATAA
- a CDS encoding metal ABC transporter solute-binding protein, Zn/Mn family: MSKNNVLTKLNLVIAVCVAMMLLISCGKGGATSGKKIKVTTTTTMLSDLVKTIGGDKVEVTGLMGEGVDPHLYSASAGDIEKLGNADIIVYGGLHLEGKMTEIFEKLTSQNKNILNVGDKLDKSKIHLVDQNTPDPHVWFNTELWEKEAEAVEAELSKFDPKNSDYYKENLKKYKAELNELTTYVKTRINEIPEKSRVLVTAHDAFNYFGEQFGLQVKAIQGVSTDSETGTKNISDLANFIVQRNIKAIFVESSVPKKSIEALQEAVKARGKEVKIGGELYSDSLGDKAHNSETYIKTVKANADTIVNALK, from the coding sequence ATGAGTAAAAACAACGTATTAACAAAATTAAACTTAGTAATCGCAGTATGTGTAGCAATGATGCTACTAATATCTTGTGGAAAAGGTGGAGCTACATCCGGTAAAAAAATAAAAGTTACGACAACAACGACAATGCTTTCTGATCTTGTAAAAACAATTGGTGGAGATAAAGTCGAAGTTACTGGACTTATGGGAGAAGGAGTAGATCCACATTTGTATAGTGCTAGTGCAGGAGATATTGAAAAACTTGGAAATGCTGACATTATAGTCTATGGTGGACTACATTTGGAAGGTAAAATGACAGAAATTTTTGAAAAATTAACTTCTCAAAACAAAAATATATTAAATGTTGGAGATAAACTGGATAAAAGTAAAATTCATCTAGTTGACCAAAATACTCCTGATCCGCATGTATGGTTCAATACAGAATTATGGGAAAAAGAAGCTGAAGCTGTAGAAGCTGAATTAAGTAAATTTGACCCTAAAAATAGCGACTACTACAAAGAAAATCTAAAAAAATATAAAGCTGAACTAAATGAACTTACAACTTATGTAAAAACAAGAATTAATGAAATTCCTGAAAAAAGCAGAGTTCTTGTAACAGCTCACGATGCATTCAACTACTTTGGAGAACAATTTGGACTACAAGTAAAAGCAATACAAGGAGTTTCTACAGATTCTGAAACTGGTACAAAAAACATAAGCGACTTAGCTAATTTCATTGTTCAAAGAAATATAAAAGCAATATTTGTAGAATCTTCTGTTCCGAAAAAAAGTATAGAAGCATTGCAGGAAGCTGTAAAAGCTAGAGGAAAAGAAGTTAAGATAGGTGGAGAATTGTATTCAGACTCATTGGGAGATAAAGCACATAATTCTGAAACTTATATTAAAACAGTTAAGGCAAATGCTGATACAATTGTAAATGCGTTAAAATAA
- a CDS encoding metal-dependent transcriptional regulator: protein MSRSIEDYLKGIYTLKKKKEYSNKKLAEYLNISPASVSEMIKKLVNDEYLTIDKKTVKLTEKGNNFALDIIRKHRVWEVFLFEKLGYEKEDVHKEAEILEHVTSDKLLQKLEKFLFYPKECPHGSPIFYDLENLDEENIIKLSEAEEDDEIVILSVEDNIELYDYLRDLDINLKEKYIVERKDPFNGPIYLKSEQNNEKIVAFNAADMIEVYKKNKDLEETDNE, encoded by the coding sequence ATGAGCAGAAGTATAGAAGATTATTTAAAGGGAATATACACTCTGAAGAAAAAAAAGGAATATTCCAATAAAAAACTTGCAGAATATTTAAATATCTCTCCAGCTTCAGTCAGCGAAATGATAAAAAAGCTGGTAAATGATGAATATTTAACTATTGACAAAAAAACAGTAAAACTTACTGAAAAGGGAAATAATTTTGCATTAGACATTATACGTAAACACCGTGTTTGGGAAGTTTTTTTATTTGAAAAACTAGGATATGAGAAAGAAGATGTACATAAAGAAGCAGAAATTCTGGAACATGTAACGAGCGATAAACTTCTCCAAAAACTGGAAAAATTTTTATTTTATCCTAAGGAATGTCCACATGGCAGTCCAATTTTCTATGATTTGGAAAACTTGGATGAAGAAAATATTATAAAATTATCTGAAGCTGAGGAAGATGATGAAATTGTTATATTAAGTGTGGAGGATAATATAGAATTATATGATTATCTACGGGATTTGGATATAAATTTAAAAGAAAAATATATTGTAGAAAGAAAAGATCCGTTTAATGGACCAATATATTTGAAAAGTGAGCAAAATAATGAAAAAATAGTGGCTTTTAATGCAGCAGATATGATTGAGGTTTATAAAAAAAATAAAGATTTGGAGGAGACAGATAATGAGTAA
- a CDS encoding biotin transporter BioY: MKQNTLISNIVKIESKEKEILKNVLLVLGGVAFLSLMAQVMIPLPYTPVPITLGTFGVTLMALLYGRKLGTATILSYVAAGSLGAPIFAGAKAGSLFSPTGGYILGYIVSTILLGYLADKGVTKSYVKTILSLILSSTIILILGALQLSLFLPGKNAFMVGVLPFLPGDALKSTAVTLLVPTLWKFIPKNNNDEKN, encoded by the coding sequence ATGAAGCAAAATACTTTAATTAGCAATATTGTAAAAATTGAATCAAAAGAAAAAGAAATTTTAAAAAATGTTCTTTTAGTATTAGGTGGAGTAGCATTTTTGAGTTTAATGGCTCAAGTTATGATTCCATTACCTTATACTCCAGTACCAATAACACTTGGAACATTTGGAGTTACATTAATGGCGTTACTATATGGCAGAAAATTAGGAACTGCAACAATCCTTTCCTATGTTGCGGCAGGTAGTTTAGGTGCTCCAATTTTTGCTGGTGCTAAAGCAGGTTCTTTATTTTCACCAACAGGAGGGTATATTTTAGGATATATTGTTTCTACAATTCTTTTAGGATATTTAGCTGATAAAGGAGTTACAAAATCTTACGTAAAAACAATTCTTTCATTAATACTTTCTAGTACAATTATCTTGATATTAGGTGCATTGCAATTATCATTATTTTTACCAGGTAAAAATGCATTCATGGTTGGTGTATTGCCTTTCCTTCCAGGAGATGCATTAAAATCAACTGCTGTAACATTGCTTGTTCCAACATTATGGAAATTTATTCCAAAAAATAATAATGATGAAAAGAATTAA
- the sppA gene encoding signal peptide peptidase SppA, with product MKFLDFLKKFLIFSLKEIYSFFLKMSLFIFVIFIIGISAIAIFSSKDKNEKMKKSYEYILFNVSDVTEDKIVGSNFLSDEKLSYMDILNSLDDIKNNNQVKGVVIALDTINLSSAKIEELIKKFEELKANNKKVYAFGAYITNSNYKLASIADEVVMVPSASASLDLTGYHYSDLYYKGLFDKIGVNMEVVRIGNYKSYGEEYIGNDMTPELRSELTRILENRYNKFITDVAKNRKVDKNALNNDIVNGNITNLTPFSARDKGLVDKLEQFSTFTERLNIREDNIADITDYYQKRVQYEKTGNSRNGTIAVIYAEGSILYDANGVTEGTITPDNILQKIEKATQTKNLKGIVLRVNSGGGSALASEVIYQELSKLKIPVYVSMADTAASGGYYISTAGKKVFANSATITGSIGVVSMLPKLYNAQDKYGVRSNSISKGRYSDINDSFAPLSEESRAKISQSMEETYKEFKSRVSKNRKIDENTLENYAQGKIWLGDEAKDIKLVDGIASLDEVIKIMAKDLNLRKNYAVENIYLEEDFSQKLKSLSNMITAKFNLSAQLEKSIPQAKKAFNEYDFAMQNQNKPLYYLTYKLNLY from the coding sequence ATGAAATTTTTAGACTTTTTGAAAAAATTTTTGATATTTTCATTAAAAGAAATATATTCATTCTTTTTAAAGATGTCGCTATTTATATTTGTAATTTTTATTATTGGAATTTCTGCAATTGCAATTTTTAGTTCCAAAGATAAAAATGAAAAAATGAAAAAAAGCTATGAATATATACTTTTTAATGTTTCTGACGTTACAGAAGATAAAATTGTCGGTTCAAATTTTTTATCAGATGAAAAATTATCATACATGGATATTTTAAATAGTTTGGATGATATTAAAAATAATAATCAAGTAAAAGGTGTTGTTATTGCTTTAGACACTATAAACTTATCATCTGCTAAAATTGAGGAACTAATTAAAAAATTTGAAGAATTAAAAGCAAATAATAAAAAAGTATATGCTTTTGGTGCTTATATCACAAATTCCAATTATAAACTGGCTTCCATAGCAGATGAAGTTGTTATGGTACCGTCCGCTTCAGCAAGCCTAGATTTGACAGGATATCATTATTCAGATCTTTATTATAAGGGGCTATTTGATAAGATTGGAGTAAATATGGAAGTTGTCCGTATTGGAAACTATAAGTCTTATGGGGAAGAATATATTGGAAATGATATGACGCCGGAATTACGTTCTGAATTGACAAGAATTTTGGAAAACAGATACAACAAATTTATTACTGATGTTGCTAAAAACCGTAAAGTTGATAAAAATGCTTTGAATAACGATATTGTAAATGGAAATATTACTAATTTAACACCATTTTCAGCACGTGATAAAGGTTTAGTTGATAAATTGGAACAATTTTCTACTTTTACAGAACGATTGAATATTCGTGAAGATAATATTGCAGATATTACAGATTACTATCAAAAAAGAGTACAATATGAAAAAACTGGAAATTCAAGAAATGGAACTATCGCTGTAATTTATGCTGAAGGTTCGATTTTATATGATGCAAACGGCGTTACAGAAGGAACTATTACACCTGACAATATTCTTCAAAAAATTGAAAAAGCTACACAAACTAAAAATTTAAAAGGGATTGTACTTCGTGTAAATTCAGGTGGAGGTTCGGCACTTGCTTCTGAAGTGATTTATCAGGAACTGTCAAAACTGAAGATTCCAGTTTATGTTTCAATGGCGGATACTGCTGCTTCTGGAGGTTATTATATCTCAACGGCAGGAAAAAAAGTCTTTGCAAACAGTGCTACGATTACTGGCTCAATCGGTGTAGTTTCAATGCTGCCTAAATTATACAATGCCCAAGATAAATATGGGGTTCGTTCAAATTCAATATCAAAAGGAAGATATTCCGATATTAATGATAGTTTTGCTCCATTATCAGAGGAATCACGTGCTAAAATCAGTCAATCAATGGAAGAAACATACAAAGAATTTAAATCACGAGTTTCCAAAAATCGTAAAATTGATGAAAATACTCTTGAAAATTATGCACAAGGGAAAATTTGGCTTGGAGATGAAGCTAAGGATATAAAACTGGTTGATGGGATTGCGAGCCTTGATGAAGTTATAAAAATTATGGCAAAAGATTTGAACTTACGTAAGAATTATGCTGTGGAAAATATTTATCTGGAAGAAGATTTTTCTCAAAAATTAAAATCCCTTTCAAATATGATTACAGCAAAATTCAATTTATCTGCACAACTGGAAAAAAGTATTCCACAAGCTAAAAAAGCATTTAATGAATACGATTTTGCAATGCAAAATCAAAATAAACCATTGTATTATTTAACATACAAATTAAATTTATACTAA
- the sfsA gene encoding DNA/RNA nuclease SfsA, producing MKIQNKTGIYTINYDKIVGFKERVTRFTVKFSFKKNLNSKENPKEDFAHLHDTGRLTELLIDGAELLIKEADRKNLKRKTKWDVIAVKVHGEIILINTAFHRYITESIFHNEKISPFEKPLYIKPEIKYNNSKLDFYLETEKDKIYIEVKGCTLVNGNTAQFPGSPSTRAIKHLKELIELKKEGFRTAVIILIFRKSEIFAPEHTIDKKFSETFYEALENGVEIYPILLKYGEDGNVYFEKNVEIAEKSF from the coding sequence ATGAAAATTCAAAATAAAACTGGTATTTATACAATAAATTATGATAAAATTGTAGGTTTTAAAGAGAGGGTAACGAGGTTTACAGTCAAATTTAGCTTTAAAAAAAATTTAAATTCTAAAGAAAATCCGAAAGAAGATTTTGCACATTTACACGATACGGGACGATTAACAGAATTACTTATTGATGGAGCTGAACTACTGATAAAAGAAGCAGACAGAAAAAATCTGAAACGTAAGACAAAATGGGATGTTATTGCGGTAAAAGTTCATGGAGAAATTATTCTTATAAATACAGCTTTTCATCGTTATATTACAGAATCAATATTTCATAATGAAAAAATTTCTCCTTTTGAAAAACCTTTATATATAAAGCCAGAAATTAAATATAACAACAGCAAATTGGACTTTTATCTGGAAACTGAAAAAGATAAAATTTACATTGAAGTAAAAGGCTGTACTTTAGTAAATGGCAATACTGCCCAATTTCCAGGCTCTCCTTCCACAAGGGCAATAAAACATTTAAAAGAATTGATAGAACTTAAAAAAGAAGGTTTTAGAACAGCTGTGATAATTTTAATATTCAGGAAATCAGAAATCTTTGCTCCTGAACACACTATAGATAAGAAATTTTCAGAAACTTTTTATGAAGCATTGGAAAATGGAGTGGAAATTTATCCTATTCTATTAAAGTATGGAGAAGATGGAAATGTATATTTTGAAAAAAATGTAGAAATAGCTGAAAAATCATTTTAA
- a CDS encoding J domain-containing protein, which translates to MDYYRILEIKEDADFSEIKKKYRKLAIKYHPDKNPGDDEAVKKFREITEAYEVLGDEKKRKEYDNKRKFKNGQENNKNKNLKNKNNFSDNNFSFGKEFFKSASEMKEMFENSFNLNKMGKKKVEMEKENIKGRFENFFDMQSKK; encoded by the coding sequence ATGGATTATTATAGAATACTAGAAATAAAAGAAGATGCCGATTTTTCAGAAATAAAGAAGAAATATAGAAAATTGGCGATAAAATATCATCCTGACAAAAATCCTGGAGATGATGAAGCTGTAAAAAAGTTTCGGGAAATAACAGAGGCTTATGAAGTTCTTGGAGATGAGAAAAAGAGGAAGGAGTATGACAACAAGAGAAAATTTAAAAATGGACAGGAAAATAATAAAAATAAAAATTTAAAAAATAAAAATAATTTTTCTGATAATAATTTCTCGTTTGGAAAAGAATTTTTTAAAAGTGCGAGTGAAATGAAAGAAATGTTTGAAAATAGTTTTAATTTGAATAAGATGGGGAAGAAAAAGGTGGAGATGGAAAAGGAGAATATTAAAGGGCGGTTTGAAAATTTTTTTGATATGCAGAGTAAAAAATAA
- a CDS encoding FHA domain-containing protein — translation MFWIFRRIFGNFRNIFRKPLGRGSIYRLERLRSVTGIKKNKNFNIEKNSISVDKGIKKYEKRKLNARNQKSYKFLSLKNILIMLILIITFVFVHFSGYSTKSLYLSIFVYIGVTLYLLIVERFFEKVEVEEEIRNIKNEREREHSVFLERVKEIENLEKKQIEHIFLKDSEDYDMKIWKVGRATSLLIGKETPRNRVDIDVSEGIYSNLVSRAHGILNRVNGIWYYEDLGSQNGSGIERNLDKRKMKLKKNIPVKVESGDIIYLATTKILLK, via the coding sequence ATGTTTTGGATTTTTAGGAGAATTTTTGGAAATTTTAGGAATATTTTTAGAAAACCGCTTGGTCGTGGGAGTATTTATAGGCTCGAAAGATTAAGAAGTGTTACAGGAATTAAAAAAAATAAAAATTTTAATATTGAAAAAAATAGCATTAGTGTGGATAAGGGAATTAAAAAATATGAAAAACGGAAATTAAATGCTAGAAACCAGAAAAGTTACAAGTTTTTGAGCCTAAAAAATATTTTAATAATGTTAATTTTGATTATTACATTTGTTTTTGTACATTTTTCTGGATATTCAACAAAGAGCCTTTATCTTTCAATATTTGTTTACATTGGAGTTACACTTTATTTACTTATTGTGGAAAGATTTTTTGAGAAAGTTGAAGTGGAGGAGGAAATTAGAAATATAAAGAACGAGCGGGAAAGAGAGCATAGTGTGTTTTTAGAAAGAGTCAAGGAAATAGAGAATTTAGAGAAAAAGCAGATTGAGCATATATTTTTGAAAGATTCAGAAGATTATGATATGAAAATCTGGAAAGTTGGAAGAGCGACTTCACTTCTGATTGGAAAAGAAACGCCTAGAAATCGGGTGGATATAGATGTGAGTGAAGGAATTTATTCTAACTTGGTTAGCAGAGCTCACGGGATTTTAAATCGAGTGAATGGAATTTGGTATTACGAAGATTTAGGTTCTCAGAATGGAAGTGGAATCGAGAGAAATTTAGACAAGCGAAAAATGAAATTAAAGAAAAATATACCAGTAAAAGTAGAATCTGGAGATATAATTTATTTGGCGACTACAAAAATATTATTAAAGTAA
- a CDS encoding FHA domain-containing protein, which produces MKLDRCKNGHMYDVSRYSLCPYCKSEGLETEVLEDKINLVEEMEDEDRTTAYWSKDSVVDPVVGWITCIEGHDKGKDYRIVSERNFIGRGENMNIQILGDSMISRKNHCSISYNPKQRKFMLTPGDANGLIYLNGEAVYNTVELRAYSVMEMGESKFVFVNLCGDYFDWEKEKSREDDSEKFRNKNFRKKSSKKGNLEVKIEDYEEMFQN; this is translated from the coding sequence ATGAAGTTGGATAGATGTAAAAATGGACATATGTATGATGTTTCAAGATATAGCTTGTGTCCGTACTGCAAATCTGAAGGATTGGAAACAGAAGTTCTGGAAGATAAAATTAATTTAGTGGAAGAAATGGAAGATGAGGATAGAACGACTGCATATTGGTCAAAAGATAGCGTGGTTGACCCTGTTGTGGGATGGATTACGTGTATTGAAGGACATGACAAGGGGAAAGACTACAGGATTGTGAGCGAAAGGAATTTTATTGGACGTGGTGAGAATATGAATATTCAAATTTTAGGAGACAGCATGATTTCAAGAAAAAATCATTGTTCAATAAGCTATAATCCTAAACAGCGAAAATTTATGCTAACTCCTGGAGATGCCAACGGACTTATATATTTGAACGGAGAAGCTGTTTATAATACAGTTGAGTTGCGGGCTTATTCAGTTATGGAAATGGGAGAAAGTAAATTTGTGTTTGTGAATTTGTGTGGAGATTATTTTGACTGGGAAAAGGAGAAATCGAGAGAAGACGATTCTGAAAAATTCAGAAATAAAAATTTTAGGAAAAAAAGTAGTAAAAAGGGAAATTTAGAAGTAAAAATTGAAGATTATGAAGAAATGTTTCAAAACTAA